A portion of the Oxynema aestuarii AP17 genome contains these proteins:
- a CDS encoding prohibitin family protein — MKNQYGQSWQAILGGVLLALLILVLSSSFVIINPGEAGVISILGKARDGALLEGIHIKPPLVSKVDIYDVTVQKYEVPAQSATRDLQDLKARFAINFRLDPTRVVEIRRTQGTLENLVSKIISPQTQEAFKIAAAIRTAEESITKRSELKSDFDIALSSRLEKYGVIILDTSVIDLNFSTEFAKAVEDKQIAEQRAQRAVYIAREAEQEAQAEINRAQGKAEAQRLLAETLKAQGGQLVLQKEAIEAWREGGAQMPNVLVMGGESSSVPFLFNLQRFQEAK; from the coding sequence TTGAAAAATCAGTACGGGCAAAGTTGGCAAGCGATCCTCGGGGGCGTCTTACTCGCACTGTTAATTTTAGTTCTTTCGAGTTCTTTTGTGATTATCAATCCCGGGGAAGCGGGAGTCATCAGTATTCTCGGAAAAGCTCGTGATGGCGCATTACTCGAAGGCATTCACATTAAACCCCCGCTAGTGTCAAAAGTCGATATTTATGACGTAACCGTTCAGAAATATGAGGTTCCCGCTCAAAGTGCGACCCGAGATTTGCAAGATTTGAAGGCACGATTTGCCATTAACTTTCGTCTCGACCCGACACGAGTGGTGGAAATTCGCCGAACTCAAGGAACCTTAGAAAATTTGGTTTCTAAAATTATTTCCCCTCAAACTCAAGAAGCATTCAAAATTGCCGCAGCCATCCGCACTGCGGAAGAATCGATTACTAAACGCAGTGAATTAAAGAGCGATTTTGATATAGCTTTGAGTTCTCGTCTAGAAAAATATGGGGTAATTATTCTCGATACTAGCGTCATCGATCTGAATTTTTCCACAGAGTTTGCTAAGGCAGTTGAAGACAAACAAATTGCCGAACAGCGCGCTCAACGAGCGGTTTACATTGCTCGGGAAGCGGAACAAGAAGCCCAAGCAGAAATTAATCGCGCTCAAGGGAAGGCGGAAGCACAACGCTTGTTAGCAGAAACCCTCAAAGCGCAAGGGGGTCAACTAGTTTTACAAAAAGAGGCGATCGAAGCTTGGCGCGAAGGTGGCGCTCAAATGCCCAATGTTTTGGTCATGGGGGGCGAATCTAGTAGCGTTCCTTTCTTGTTCAACTTACAGCGTTTTCAAGAGGCTAAATAA
- a CDS encoding spermidine synthase: MLIVFSFTLFLSALLLFCIQFAIAKSILPLLGGSPSVWNTTQFFFQTLLLFGYGYSYLISRWLSVRRQAIAHTIILIIPLFLLPIAIDRQWIPPSETNPIPSLLGLLFTSVGLPFFVVSTTAPLLQKWFSCCDRPDSEDPYFLYAASNCGSVLGLLGYPTILEPNLTLNSQYYWWAIGYGVLIALIIICGFYLIYKERNSSDRNDSQIQLDNSETPPSAIQQARWVILAFIPSSLLLGVTTYLTTDLAAIPLLWAIPLTLYLTSFILTFSRRLKLPHFTLIAVLPLFLSIQIILDLAQFMRPLWLTVPLHLTGFFVAACVFHGELVRDRPSPQYLTTFYLWISVGGVLGGWFNAIAAPLIFPTVLEYPLILLLAILILRSPDGKKTSNEEDIQNTITNYHDLEQLLTQRRDRRQQQAKLRYQNWCFNLNNTRRISLSLLFGASIVCFSFAEFQENLTGYILFSSVLLIGFKVFKLSKNTLILGLIFTFLIGQFYIASLGGIVASDRSFFGINRVVYDREENYRSLLHGTTLHGKQSLDPKREREPLTYFYPTGAIGQMFEMLNRGDRLSDVAVLGLGIGTLAAYAEAGETWTFYEIDPIVVEFATNSDYFTFLKQSDAPFTIVLGDGRLNVAKAPDRAYDLLVMDAFSSDSIPVHLVTQEAIDLYFRKLRDRGILAINISNRFINLAPVLGAIARELNLVTLQRVEGEVSELEKARGKSPSNWVLLARDRHDFGELVGDANWEAISLKKDAPVWTDNFSNLLNVLRIFHE; this comes from the coding sequence ATGTTAATCGTCTTCTCTTTCACTTTATTTTTAAGTGCTTTACTGCTATTTTGCATTCAGTTTGCGATCGCCAAAAGCATTTTACCCCTATTAGGGGGATCTCCTAGTGTTTGGAATACCACACAGTTCTTTTTTCAGACTTTGCTCTTATTCGGTTATGGGTATAGTTATTTAATCAGTCGATGGCTGAGCGTTCGCCGTCAGGCGATCGCCCATACTATTATCCTTATTATACCTCTTTTTTTGCTGCCAATTGCAATCGATCGTCAGTGGATTCCTCCATCAGAAACCAACCCAATTCCCAGTTTGTTAGGGTTACTATTTACCTCGGTAGGATTGCCCTTTTTTGTCGTTTCAACCACTGCACCTTTACTGCAAAAATGGTTTTCATGTTGCGATCGCCCGGATAGCGAAGACCCTTATTTTCTCTATGCTGCTAGTAACTGCGGCAGCGTCTTGGGCTTACTCGGTTATCCCACGATCCTCGAACCCAATTTAACTTTAAATTCTCAATATTATTGGTGGGCGATCGGTTATGGTGTTTTAATAGCTTTAATTATTATTTGTGGTTTTTATTTAATTTACAAAGAAAGAAATAGTAGCGATCGAAACGATTCCCAAATACAACTTGACAATTCAGAAACGCCGCCGAGTGCAATCCAACAGGCTCGATGGGTCATTTTAGCCTTTATTCCTTCCAGTCTACTGTTAGGAGTCACGACTTACTTAACAACTGACTTGGCTGCTATTCCTCTATTGTGGGCTATTCCTTTAACTCTTTACTTGACTTCTTTTATTCTAACATTTTCGCGACGTTTAAAACTTCCCCACTTTACTTTAATAGCTGTACTTCCCCTATTTTTAAGCATTCAAATCATTTTAGATCTAGCCCAGTTTATGCGACCGCTTTGGCTAACCGTTCCCTTACATTTAACGGGATTTTTTGTTGCAGCTTGCGTCTTTCATGGTGAGTTAGTTCGCGATCGCCCATCCCCCCAATATTTAACTACATTTTATCTCTGGATTTCCGTTGGTGGCGTACTTGGTGGCTGGTTTAACGCGATCGCCGCCCCCTTAATTTTTCCAACGGTTCTAGAATATCCGTTAATCTTGTTATTAGCTATCTTAATCCTGCGATCGCCCGATGGTAAAAAGACATCGAACGAAGAAGATATTCAGAATACAATAACTAATTATCATGACTTAGAACAGTTATTGACTCAACGACGCGATCGCCGCCAACAACAAGCTAAGCTTCGTTATCAAAACTGGTGCTTTAACTTAAACAATACTCGAAGAATTAGTTTGAGTTTGTTGTTTGGAGCCTCGATCGTTTGTTTTAGTTTTGCTGAATTTCAGGAAAACTTAACGGGTTATATTCTATTTTCGTCTGTGCTTTTAATTGGCTTCAAAGTATTTAAATTGTCGAAAAATACTTTAATATTAGGATTAATTTTTACGTTCCTTATCGGTCAATTTTATATTGCCAGTTTGGGGGGGATCGTTGCCAGCGATCGCAGCTTCTTCGGGATTAATCGAGTCGTTTACGATCGCGAAGAAAATTATCGCAGTTTGTTACATGGAACGACATTACACGGCAAACAAAGTTTAGATCCCAAACGGGAAAGAGAACCCTTAACTTATTTTTATCCCACGGGCGCGATCGGACAAATGTTCGAGATGCTCAACCGAGGCGATCGCCTGTCTGACGTCGCCGTTCTCGGATTAGGGATTGGAACTCTCGCCGCTTACGCTGAAGCAGGAGAAACATGGACATTTTACGAAATCGATCCAATCGTCGTTGAATTTGCTACTAATTCCGATTACTTTACTTTTTTAAAACAATCCGATGCTCCTTTTACTATTGTTTTAGGTGACGGTCGTTTGAATGTAGCTAAAGCCCCCGATCGTGCTTACGATTTATTAGTCATGGACGCCTTTAGTTCCGATTCAATCCCCGTACATCTCGTCACTCAAGAAGCGATCGATCTGTATTTTAGAAAATTGCGCGATCGCGGCATTTTAGCGATTAATATTTCTAATCGATTCATCAATTTAGCTCCCGTTCTCGGCGCGATCGCGCGGGAGTTAAATTTAGTCACGTTACAGCGTGTAGAAGGAGAGGTTTCAGAACTTGAAAAAGCCCGGGGAAAATCTCCCTCAAATTGGGTATTGTTAGCGCGCGATCGCCACGACTTCGGTGAATTAGTTGGCGATGCGAACTGGGAGGCGATCTCGCTCAAAAAAGATGCCCCAGTCTGGACGGATAACTTTTCTAATTTATTGAATGTGTTGCGAATCTTTCACGAATAA
- a CDS encoding CIA30 family protein → MADRQRQKWDAGRFFKTLAYFRVIPFSGFFECIANLFGRSSKSSAIAPTQPGIVLVVGATGGVGKRVVRKLQERGYPVRALVRNLDRGRQILGDRVEMVEGDLLLPETLSDRLMHDVSTVICCSGTKVQPKEGDTPNREKYYQGIKFYMPEVIDVPELVEYKGIRHLVDATRRQLNQWGNSSNKMLFDFRKVTQDLKETWGVLDDIVMGGVSESNVRIVENTALFTGNVSTSNSGGFVSIRTRNFDPPLDLSAYQGIDLRVKGDGKRYKFILRNESQWDSRSYCYSFDTVSNIWFTVRIPFSDLIPVFRAKTVNNAPPFDPKTIYSIQLMLSKFEYDGELNPKFEPGFFQLQVESISAYGAQEKPQFVHVSSAGVTRPGRPDLNLEEEPPAVRMNDQLGGILTWKLRGEDVIRASGIPYTIVRPCALTEEPGGKDLIFDRGDNIKGKVSREDIAELCVQALENPQAVDLTFEVKEGMEKRPEKYDLSQLERDRIAII, encoded by the coding sequence GTGGCAGATCGACAGCGTCAAAAGTGGGATGCAGGACGATTTTTTAAAACCCTCGCCTATTTTCGGGTCATTCCCTTTTCCGGTTTTTTTGAATGTATCGCCAACCTCTTCGGTCGCTCGTCTAAATCGAGTGCGATCGCGCCCACTCAACCCGGTATCGTTCTCGTCGTAGGAGCGACCGGAGGCGTCGGTAAGCGTGTCGTGAGAAAATTACAAGAACGTGGCTATCCAGTGCGAGCGCTCGTGCGAAACTTAGACCGGGGACGGCAAATTTTAGGCGATCGCGTCGAAATGGTCGAAGGCGACCTCTTATTACCCGAAACCTTGAGCGATCGTCTGATGCACGATGTCAGCACCGTCATTTGTTGTAGCGGAACCAAAGTGCAACCCAAAGAAGGCGATACTCCCAACCGTGAAAAATACTATCAAGGCATCAAATTTTATATGCCTGAAGTCATTGATGTTCCCGAACTTGTCGAATATAAAGGCATTCGTCATCTCGTCGATGCAACGCGCCGCCAACTGAATCAGTGGGGAAATTCGAGTAATAAAATGCTATTTGATTTTCGCAAAGTTACTCAAGATCTCAAAGAAACTTGGGGGGTTTTAGACGATATTGTGATGGGTGGCGTCAGTGAAAGTAACGTCCGAATCGTCGAAAATACAGCCTTATTTACCGGAAATGTTTCGACCTCTAATTCCGGCGGGTTTGTCTCCATTCGTACCCGAAATTTCGATCCACCTTTAGATTTATCGGCTTATCAAGGGATCGATCTACGAGTGAAAGGAGATGGAAAACGCTATAAATTTATCCTGCGAAATGAAAGCCAATGGGATAGCCGTTCTTACTGCTACTCTTTCGATACAGTCAGCAATATTTGGTTTACGGTTCGTATTCCTTTTTCCGATTTAATTCCCGTGTTTCGGGCTAAAACAGTTAATAATGCACCACCGTTCGATCCAAAAACAATTTACTCGATCCAATTAATGCTGAGTAAATTTGAATATGACGGCGAACTCAATCCCAAATTTGAACCGGGATTTTTTCAGCTACAAGTCGAATCGATTTCCGCCTATGGCGCTCAAGAAAAACCGCAGTTCGTTCACGTTAGTTCTGCAGGGGTGACCCGTCCCGGTCGTCCCGATTTGAATTTAGAAGAAGAACCGCCTGCAGTGCGGATGAACGACCAACTCGGCGGTATTTTAACGTGGAAGTTACGTGGTGAAGATGTCATTCGCGCCAGTGGAATTCCTTACACGATCGTGCGTCCTTGTGCGCTAACTGAAGAACCGGGCGGGAAAGATTTAATCTTCGATCGCGGCGACAATATAAAAGGAAAAGTCTCGCGAGAAGATATTGCCGAACTCTGCGTGCAAGCATTAGAAAATCCGCAAGCTGTCGATCTAACCTTTGAAGTCAAGGAAGGAATGGAGAAACGACCGGAAAAATACGATCTTTCTCAATTAGAGCGCGATCGGATTGCAATAATTTAA
- a CDS encoding glycosyltransferase, translating into MNFSSNPQVSVIIPVYNGEEDLEESIDCLRSQTYPSDRVEYWIVDNNSSDRSAEIIKAAIADPSNKITLHYLSENRIQSSYAARNAGIRAARGEIIAFTDADCRPESHWLSTLIQPFWKKNIGIVAGEIKALPGKSLLEKYADREETLSQKHTLSHPFCAYGQTANLAIRRSIFEEIGLFRPYLTTGGDADICWRILRKTDWEIEFSAEAIVKHRHRSTLKGLRNQWRRYGESNRYLHELYGVELMRESDRREYLYRLTRWLLKEIPIATGKAIARRSSAIDFLKTPIGLFCLSARVSGQRESQLLEKAQKIEWLDRPFE; encoded by the coding sequence ATGAACTTTTCATCTAATCCTCAAGTTTCCGTCATAATTCCCGTTTATAATGGCGAGGAAGATTTAGAAGAATCGATCGACTGCTTGCGATCGCAAACGTACCCGAGCGATCGCGTTGAATATTGGATAGTGGATAACAATAGTAGCGATCGCAGCGCAGAAATTATTAAAGCGGCGATCGCCGATCCAAGCAATAAGATTACCCTTCATTATTTAAGCGAAAATCGCATTCAAAGTTCTTACGCCGCCCGTAATGCTGGAATTCGCGCCGCCAGGGGAGAGATTATCGCCTTTACCGATGCAGACTGTCGCCCAGAATCCCATTGGTTGTCTACTTTAATTCAACCTTTTTGGAAAAAAAATATCGGTATTGTGGCGGGAGAAATTAAAGCATTACCGGGGAAAAGCTTACTCGAAAAATATGCCGATCGCGAAGAAACTCTTTCACAAAAACACACTCTTTCTCACCCGTTTTGTGCTTACGGACAAACTGCAAATCTGGCAATTCGGCGATCGATTTTTGAAGAAATAGGCTTATTTCGTCCCTATTTAACAACGGGAGGAGATGCGGATATTTGCTGGCGAATTTTACGAAAAACGGATTGGGAAATTGAGTTTTCTGCGGAAGCGATCGTCAAACATCGTCATCGCTCGACCTTAAAAGGTTTACGCAATCAGTGGCGACGTTATGGCGAATCTAACCGCTACTTACACGAACTCTACGGCGTTGAATTAATGCGAGAAAGCGATCGCCGCGAATACCTTTATCGCCTCACTCGCTGGTTGCTTAAAGAGATACCCATAGCTACGGGAAAGGCGATCGCCCGTCGGAGTTCGGCGATCGATTTTTTAAAAACTCCTATTGGTTTATTTTGTTTGTCCGCTAGAGTATCCGGACAACGAGAAAGTCAATTATTAGAAAAAGCACAAAAGATTGAATGGTTAGATAGACCTTTTGAATAA